In Curtobacterium sp. L6-1, a genomic segment contains:
- a CDS encoding DUF5997 family protein, translating to MAQDQTMKPETAAKKLGILLSATPESFRAGPIARTTFDELQNEPPTWLQELRRDGPHPRPVVAARLGVSISGLARAGVDDVLTTEQIKQLLQEMPEWLVRERSTQAAVRTENVRVKQERAARTEG from the coding sequence ATGGCCCAGGACCAGACCATGAAGCCCGAGACCGCTGCCAAGAAGCTCGGCATCCTCCTCTCGGCGACTCCCGAGTCGTTCCGCGCGGGCCCGATCGCTCGCACGACGTTCGACGAGCTGCAGAACGAGCCGCCGACGTGGTTGCAGGAGCTCCGTCGTGACGGGCCGCACCCGCGCCCCGTCGTCGCCGCACGGCTCGGCGTCTCGATCTCGGGTCTCGCCCGGGCCGGGGTCGACGACGTGCTCACGACCGAGCAGATCAAGCAGCTGCTGCAGGAGATGCCCGAGTGGCTCGTGCGCGAGCGCTCGACGCAGGCCGCGGTCCGCACCGAGAACGTGCGCGTGAAGCAGGAGCGCGCCGCCCGCACCGAGGGCTGA
- a CDS encoding Lrp/AsnC family transcriptional regulator produces MSDRPVRRPDVPQPRLDEVDERILWVLASDARIPNNRLAAAVGIAPSTCLVRVRALEDAGVISGYRAEVDIARLGFSIEAMVSVRVHAAARHELRDFAKRLLRVPVVLDVSFLAGDKDFLVHIACTSTEQLRDFVADELSGDPSVATTQTSIVFERLVADREHQARSYGELRRWQA; encoded by the coding sequence GTGTCCGACCGCCCCGTCCGCCGCCCCGACGTCCCGCAGCCCCGTCTCGACGAGGTCGACGAGCGGATCCTCTGGGTGCTGGCCTCGGACGCCCGGATCCCGAACAACCGACTGGCCGCAGCCGTCGGCATCGCCCCGTCGACGTGTCTGGTGCGGGTGCGGGCGCTCGAGGACGCGGGCGTGATCTCGGGCTACCGGGCCGAGGTCGACATCGCCCGGCTCGGCTTCTCGATCGAGGCGATGGTCTCCGTCCGGGTGCACGCCGCTGCCCGGCACGAACTCCGCGACTTCGCGAAGCGCCTGCTGCGGGTGCCGGTGGTGCTCGACGTGTCGTTCCTGGCCGGGGACAAGGACTTCCTGGTGCACATCGCCTGCACCTCGACCGAGCAGTTGCGGGACTTCGTCGCCGACGAGCTGAGCGGTGACCCGTCGGTCGCGACGACGCAGACGTCGATCGTGTTCGAGCGGCTCGTCGCCGACCGGGAGCACCAGGCGCGCTCGTACGGCGAGCTGCGGCGCTGGCAGGCCTGA
- a CDS encoding GNAT family N-acetyltransferase — MPSTFSAPTRNLDVVTLHEILRLRQDVFVVEQECAYPDIDGRDLEPGTVQFWAGSGSVDATLRLLRESDGTERIGRVATAAHARGKGLGAALMTAAIAESRSERIAINAQAHLGEWYGQFGFERSGDDFLEDAIPHTPMVRTR, encoded by the coding sequence GTGCCCTCGACCTTCAGTGCCCCCACCCGCAACCTCGACGTCGTCACCCTGCACGAGATCCTCCGCCTGCGGCAGGACGTGTTCGTGGTCGAGCAGGAGTGCGCCTACCCCGACATCGACGGACGGGACCTCGAGCCCGGCACGGTGCAGTTCTGGGCCGGTTCCGGCTCGGTGGACGCCACCCTCCGACTCCTGCGCGAGTCCGACGGCACTGAGCGGATCGGCCGGGTCGCCACCGCCGCGCACGCCCGCGGCAAGGGTCTCGGCGCCGCGCTGATGACGGCCGCCATCGCCGAGAGCCGCTCCGAGCGGATCGCGATCAACGCGCAGGCGCACCTCGGCGAGTGGTACGGCCAGTTCGGCTTCGAGCGCTCGGGTGACGACTTCCTCGAGGACGCCATCCCCCACACCCCGATGGTCCGCACGCGCTGA
- a CDS encoding cell wall anchor protein, translating to MNKNVSRGLWFALCVGGLTFGGAVAANAATTTGEDGTVSGTQVAPTIDAPVSVTRNAFGIVGDAVSTATGTGAPAAPAPAPAPAAPAPAAPAPAAPAPAPSTSGSQGIGSGTQVVPDVSVPVEVTGNAVGVLGDAEAAPAPAPAPAAPAPAAPSPAAPATTSGSEGVLSGTQVLPDVSVPVTVSGNGIGVLGDGAASGPSSAPTSTPTTGASGSSTSGTDALLSGTQLLGTVSVPVTIGGNGIGVLGEGTSTGTGSTGSGTAPVADGGSTSGADGIGSGTQLAPVLSVPVTVGGNGIGVLGEGTSTGTGTGSTSSGTAPVAGGGSTSGADGIGSGTQVTPVITVPVTVGGNGIGVVGDGTSTGGTTTGGTGGSSAPVAGGGSTSGEGSIGSGTQVSPVITAPVTVGGNGIGVVGDGTSTGGTSTGGGTTPVLGGGTTSGEDGIGSGTQVSPVVTVPVTVGGNGIGVVGGGTSTGGTTTGTGSGSGVVPVAGGSTSGEDGIGSGTQVSPVVTVPVTVGGNGIGVVGDGTSTGGTTTGTGTTPVLGGGTTSGEGGIGSGTQIIPVITIPVTVGGNGIGVVGDGTSTTPVTSDPGANPGTDPGTGPGTDPGTDPGTDPGTYPGTDPGTDPGTDPGTDPGTDPGTDPGTDPGTDPGTNPGTDPGTDPGTQPVTGTPADSGDGTGVSTTPIAPAATVTTGTTGTTGTTGTTRTAAATVDRTVGTSTGATTATAATATTSGSTTTPGTLAYTGSERPVLPALAALLLLLIGLGTLGRLQTARHRRQG from the coding sequence ATGAACAAGAACGTCTCCCGAGGGCTGTGGTTCGCCCTCTGCGTGGGCGGGCTGACCTTCGGTGGAGCCGTCGCGGCGAACGCGGCGACGACCACCGGCGAGGACGGCACCGTCTCCGGAACCCAGGTCGCGCCGACCATCGACGCACCGGTCTCCGTCACCCGCAACGCCTTCGGCATCGTCGGCGACGCGGTCTCCACCGCCACCGGGACGGGGGCACCCGCTGCTCCGGCTCCGGCTCCGGCACCTGCTGCGCCAGCCCCCGCTGCTCCGGCACCTGCTGCTCCGGCTCCCGCCCCGAGCACGAGCGGCTCCCAGGGCATCGGGTCCGGCACCCAGGTGGTCCCGGACGTCAGCGTCCCGGTCGAGGTCACGGGCAACGCCGTCGGCGTCCTGGGCGACGCCGAAGCTGCTCCGGCTCCGGCTCCGGCTCCGGCCGCTCCCGCACCGGCTGCTCCGAGCCCGGCCGCCCCGGCGACCACCTCGGGTTCCGAGGGTGTCCTCTCCGGCACCCAGGTCCTGCCGGACGTCTCGGTCCCGGTCACGGTGTCGGGCAACGGCATCGGTGTTCTGGGCGACGGTGCCGCATCGGGTCCGTCGTCGGCTCCGACCTCGACGCCCACGACCGGTGCCAGCGGAAGCTCGACCTCCGGTACCGATGCCCTCCTGTCGGGCACGCAGCTGCTCGGGACCGTCTCCGTGCCCGTCACCATCGGCGGGAACGGCATCGGTGTCCTCGGCGAGGGCACGAGCACCGGCACCGGCAGCACCGGCTCCGGTACGGCTCCGGTGGCCGATGGTGGTTCGACCTCGGGTGCCGACGGCATCGGTTCGGGCACGCAGCTCGCCCCGGTCCTGAGCGTTCCGGTGACGGTCGGTGGGAACGGCATCGGTGTCCTCGGCGAGGGCACGAGCACCGGCACCGGCACCGGCAGCACCAGCTCCGGTACGGCTCCGGTGGCCGGTGGTGGTTCGACCTCGGGTGCGGACGGCATCGGTTCGGGCACGCAGGTGACCCCGGTCATCACGGTCCCGGTGACGGTCGGTGGCAACGGCATCGGCGTGGTCGGTGACGGCACGAGCACCGGTGGCACGACGACCGGCGGCACCGGTGGCAGCAGTGCTCCGGTGGCCGGTGGTGGTTCGACCTCGGGTGAGGGCAGCATCGGTTCGGGCACGCAGGTGTCGCCGGTCATCACGGCCCCGGTCACGGTCGGTGGGAACGGCATCGGCGTGGTTGGTGACGGCACGAGCACCGGTGGTACGAGCACCGGTGGCGGGACGACCCCGGTCCTCGGCGGAGGCACCACCTCCGGTGAGGACGGCATCGGTTCGGGCACGCAGGTGTCGCCGGTCGTCACGGTCCCGGTGACGGTCGGTGGGAACGGCATCGGCGTGGTCGGTGGCGGTACGAGCACCGGTGGCACGACCACCGGCACCGGCTCCGGCTCCGGTGTGGTTCCGGTGGCCGGTGGTTCGACCTCGGGGGAGGACGGCATCGGTTCGGGCACGCAGGTGTCGCCGGTCGTCACGGTCCCGGTGACGGTCGGTGGGAACGGCATCGGCGTGGTCGGTGACGGTACGAGCACCGGTGGCACGACCACCGGCACCGGGACGACCCCGGTCCTCGGCGGAGGCACCACCTCCGGTGAGGGCGGCATCGGTTCCGGGACCCAGATCATCCCGGTCATCACGATCCCCGTCACGGTCGGCGGGAACGGCATCGGCGTGGTCGGTGACGGCACGAGCACGACGCCGGTCACCTCGGACCCGGGCGCGAACCCTGGTACCGACCCGGGCACTGGCCCTGGTACCGACCCGGGTACCGACCCGGGCACCGACCCGGGCACCTACCCGGGCACCGACCCGGGCACCGACCCGGGCACGGACCCGGGCACGGACCCGGGCACGGACCCCGGTACGGACCCGGGCACGGACCCGGGCACGGACCCTGGTACCAACCCGGGCACCGACCCTGGCACGGACCCCGGCACGCAGCCGGTGACGGGGACGCCCGCCGACTCCGGTGACGGCACCGGCGTCAGTACCACGCCGATCGCCCCCGCTGCGACCGTGACGACGGGCACGACGGGCACGACGGGCACGACGGGCACGACCCGCACCGCCGCTGCCACGGTCGACCGGACGGTCGGTACGAGCACCGGTGCCACCACGGCCACCGCCGCCACCGCGACGACGTCGGGCTCGACCACGACGCCGGGCACGCTCGCGTACACGGGGTCCGAGCGGCCGGTCCTCCCGGCCCTGGCAGCGCTGCTCCTGCTGCTGATCGGCCTCGGGACGCTGGGGAGGCTGCAGACCGCGCGGCACCGCCGCCAGGGCTGA
- a CDS encoding alpha/beta hydrolase — translation MLLDPLQIPIVAPAVLVPVDVVAAVLVLWTLLGPRRRGHGASWSRGRTAVLVRVAALAVGAAIGLLAVWWFGDVQDLFGVAFTAVTRMWVAVAAAGVVLFLVVLVQGGWGRRVVALAAGAAVVLAAGLGINVDFGAYRTIDQAITPDPYPSGTLDHQHAARPGAHVVDAAEWHAPQGMPRHGRTLAVRIPGTVSHFHARPGVVWLPPAAQVADPPTLPVLIALSGQPGQPSDMFETGRIGVFLDRYAAAHHGLAPIVVSPDQLGAPGRNPMCVDSRRLGRSATYVMTDTVHWVEQHLDVASGASAWGIAGFSQGATCSMQFSSAHPEVFGTTLAISSELAPSNGSLQHTIAVGFGGSRRAYERAVPEALLAAHKPYRDHLTVFGYGQDDAPYRQSTLALRAASERAGVSTDLIVSPGSAHDWNTVEYVLEHGLPAVLAHLGLPVDDTRTPLTGTGR, via the coding sequence GTGCTCCTCGACCCGCTGCAGATCCCGATCGTCGCCCCCGCCGTGCTCGTGCCGGTCGACGTCGTCGCCGCCGTCCTCGTGCTCTGGACGCTCCTCGGTCCGCGGCGTCGCGGGCACGGGGCGTCGTGGTCCCGCGGCCGGACGGCGGTGCTCGTCCGGGTCGCGGCACTCGCGGTCGGGGCGGCGATCGGGCTCCTCGCCGTCTGGTGGTTCGGCGACGTGCAGGACCTGTTCGGCGTCGCGTTCACCGCCGTGACGCGCATGTGGGTCGCGGTCGCCGCAGCGGGTGTGGTGCTGTTCCTCGTCGTCCTGGTGCAGGGCGGCTGGGGCCGGCGGGTCGTCGCGCTCGCCGCCGGCGCAGCGGTCGTCCTCGCGGCGGGCCTGGGCATCAACGTCGACTTCGGGGCCTACCGGACGATCGACCAGGCGATCACCCCGGACCCCTACCCGTCGGGCACGCTCGACCACCAGCACGCGGCCCGGCCGGGAGCACACGTGGTGGACGCGGCCGAATGGCACGCCCCGCAGGGGATGCCCCGCCACGGCCGCACCCTCGCGGTCCGCATCCCCGGGACCGTCTCGCACTTCCACGCCCGGCCCGGCGTGGTCTGGCTGCCACCGGCCGCGCAGGTCGCCGACCCGCCGACCCTCCCGGTGCTCATCGCGCTCTCCGGGCAGCCCGGCCAGCCGTCCGACATGTTCGAGACCGGCCGGATCGGCGTGTTCCTCGACCGGTACGCCGCCGCACACCACGGCCTCGCACCGATCGTGGTGTCGCCGGACCAGCTCGGTGCGCCCGGCCGGAACCCGATGTGCGTCGACAGTCGGCGGCTCGGGCGGAGTGCGACCTACGTGATGACCGACACGGTGCACTGGGTCGAGCAGCACCTCGACGTCGCCAGCGGAGCGTCCGCGTGGGGCATCGCCGGGTTCTCGCAGGGCGCGACGTGCAGCATGCAGTTCTCGAGCGCCCACCCGGAGGTCTTCGGCACCACGCTCGCCATCTCCAGCGAGCTGGCTCCGTCCAACGGGTCGCTCCAGCACACCATCGCGGTCGGGTTCGGCGGCTCCCGTCGCGCATACGAGCGGGCCGTCCCGGAGGCGCTGCTCGCCGCCCACAAGCCGTACCGCGACCACCTGACCGTGTTCGGCTACGGCCAGGACGACGCCCCCTACCGGCAGTCGACCCTCGCCCTCCGCGCGGCGTCCGAACGAGCCGGCGTCTCGACCGACCTGATCGTCTCGCCGGGGTCGGCCCACGACTGGAACACCGTCGAGTACGTGCTCGAGCACGGTCTGCCCGCGGTCCTCGCCCACCTCGGGCTGCCGGTCGACGACACCCGGACGCCGCTCACCGGGACCGGTCGATGA
- a CDS encoding bifunctional lysylphosphatidylglycerol flippase/synthetase MprF has protein sequence MTAERGSAQPTTAAPTTEADHASPAGVLQAVGRASRPVLQTVRRHPVTAVLLLLVLATSVAAVALRVTHGRPVPEALVPFRAFAVTTGVLALVLTLAGVVLLVGSAERLMGSARTVLAFVTAALVGAAVGAVVGVLDPARRHAAALVLGAAVLDPWTAIVGTTTAASAFAGPLWRRRIRVNALAVVLTLLLYAGHVSDLAAVVAAVVGWGLGEVLRRTPKRTGWTRSSHRETRVLLGTVVLVSAVGPVIALVSRARVGLLAPIAAVVGLGPADRTAVCRADGVAGECLHRLLTYRATDPWTLLLAVAPLLVLVVGGLGLFRGSRFAVWLVVVVDVATGIAAALTYTHVPGRVERLRATEDHVVVTLSIAASVAVPLVTAVVLVLLRRSFTVVLPRRRVLAFGATVLGAAVVLATVVFVVADASPVRVQDPMRLAMAVLGPLVPMVHRADLPALDPVLRLVVALVGPVLWTVVAIAAVRPSGAAPRVADADVSTADRERARALLVAGGGDTFGWMATWPGTAHWFSADGRAGVAYRRNGTVAVALGPFGWPDARVPALTAFARYCDDNGWTAVFHGIDTVAAAALTDLGWRTLPVAEDASFDPRDWTTSGSRKQDVRTAVNKASRAGTTATWSSWQDLPVGTTRQIEAISEEWVAERELPEMGFTLGSTDEMRDPAVRTLVAQDATGTVLGVTSWLPSHREGRVVGWTLDVMRRRADAPNGIMEFLIASAAAEMREQGVERLGLSAAPLARTPGTAAGDGVESLLELVGGVLEPVYGFRSLLRFKRKFGPELEPLVMAYPDPVALPAIGVAVVRAYLPDLSLRQALALVRGRG, from the coding sequence ATGACGGCGGAACGGGGGAGCGCGCAGCCGACCACCGCCGCACCGACGACGGAGGCCGACCACGCGTCGCCCGCAGGCGTGCTGCAGGCCGTGGGGCGGGCCTCCCGGCCGGTCCTGCAGACGGTCCGGCGGCATCCGGTGACCGCGGTCCTCCTGCTCCTCGTGCTGGCGACCTCGGTCGCCGCCGTCGCCCTCCGGGTGACGCACGGCCGACCGGTGCCGGAGGCCCTGGTGCCGTTCCGCGCGTTCGCCGTCACGACCGGGGTGCTCGCGCTGGTCCTCACCCTCGCCGGCGTCGTCCTGCTGGTCGGGAGTGCCGAGCGGCTGATGGGGTCCGCGCGGACGGTGCTCGCCTTCGTCACCGCCGCGCTCGTCGGCGCCGCCGTCGGCGCCGTGGTCGGCGTGCTCGATCCCGCCCGCCGGCACGCCGCGGCGCTGGTGCTCGGGGCGGCAGTCCTCGATCCCTGGACAGCGATCGTCGGCACGACCACCGCCGCGAGCGCGTTCGCCGGCCCGCTGTGGCGGCGGCGCATCCGGGTGAACGCACTCGCCGTGGTGCTCACCCTCCTCCTGTACGCGGGGCACGTGTCCGACCTCGCCGCGGTCGTCGCCGCCGTCGTCGGGTGGGGTCTCGGCGAGGTCCTCCGACGGACGCCGAAGCGCACCGGCTGGACCCGCAGCTCCCACCGCGAGACCCGGGTCCTGCTCGGCACGGTCGTCCTCGTCTCGGCGGTCGGCCCCGTGATCGCGCTCGTGTCCCGCGCGCGGGTCGGGCTGCTCGCGCCGATCGCCGCCGTCGTCGGGCTCGGTCCCGCCGACCGGACGGCGGTCTGCCGGGCGGACGGCGTCGCGGGGGAGTGCCTGCACCGCCTGCTCACCTACCGGGCGACCGACCCGTGGACACTGCTGCTCGCGGTCGCGCCGTTGCTCGTGCTGGTCGTCGGCGGGCTCGGGCTCTTCCGGGGCAGCCGGTTCGCGGTGTGGCTCGTGGTGGTGGTCGACGTCGCCACGGGCATCGCGGCCGCGCTCACCTACACCCACGTCCCGGGGCGGGTGGAGCGGCTCCGCGCGACCGAGGACCACGTGGTGGTGACGCTGTCGATCGCCGCCTCGGTGGCCGTGCCGCTGGTGACCGCCGTCGTGCTGGTGCTCCTGCGGCGCTCGTTCACGGTCGTGCTGCCGCGGCGCCGGGTGCTCGCGTTCGGGGCGACGGTCCTCGGTGCCGCCGTGGTGCTCGCGACGGTGGTCTTCGTCGTGGCCGACGCCTCGCCGGTCCGCGTGCAGGACCCGATGCGGTTGGCGATGGCGGTGCTCGGACCGCTCGTGCCCATGGTGCACCGCGCCGACCTGCCGGCGCTCGACCCGGTCCTCCGCCTGGTGGTCGCCCTGGTCGGACCGGTGCTGTGGACGGTCGTCGCGATCGCCGCCGTCCGCCCGTCCGGCGCCGCCCCGCGCGTCGCCGACGCGGACGTCTCCACGGCCGACCGGGAGCGTGCCCGTGCACTGCTCGTCGCCGGCGGCGGCGACACGTTCGGCTGGATGGCGACCTGGCCCGGCACCGCGCACTGGTTCAGCGCCGACGGCCGCGCCGGCGTGGCGTACCGACGGAACGGGACGGTCGCCGTGGCCCTCGGTCCGTTCGGGTGGCCGGACGCCCGTGTCCCGGCGCTGACGGCGTTCGCGCGGTACTGCGACGACAACGGGTGGACGGCGGTCTTCCACGGCATCGACACCGTGGCTGCGGCGGCGCTGACCGACCTGGGCTGGCGGACCCTGCCGGTCGCCGAGGACGCCTCGTTCGACCCCCGCGACTGGACCACGAGCGGCAGCCGGAAGCAGGACGTCCGCACCGCGGTGAACAAGGCCAGCCGTGCCGGCACCACCGCGACCTGGTCGTCCTGGCAGGACCTGCCCGTCGGCACGACCCGGCAGATCGAGGCGATCTCTGAGGAGTGGGTCGCCGAGCGTGAACTCCCGGAGATGGGGTTCACCCTCGGCAGCACCGACGAGATGCGCGACCCGGCCGTCCGCACCCTCGTCGCGCAGGACGCCACGGGCACCGTGCTCGGGGTGACGAGCTGGCTCCCGTCCCACCGCGAGGGCCGCGTCGTCGGCTGGACCCTCGACGTGATGCGGCGGCGGGCGGACGCACCGAACGGGATCATGGAGTTCCTCATCGCGAGCGCCGCCGCCGAGATGCGCGAGCAGGGCGTCGAGCGGCTCGGCCTGTCGGCCGCTCCGCTCGCACGGACCCCGGGCACCGCGGCGGGCGACGGCGTCGAGTCGCTGCTCGAACTTGTCGGCGGGGTGCTCGAGCCGGTCTACGGGTTCCGCTCGCTGCTGCGCTTCAAGCGGAAGTTCGGCCCCGAGCTGGAGCCGCTCGTCATGGCGTACCCGGACCCGGTGGCGCTGCCCGCCATCGGCGTCGCCGTGGTCCGTGCGTACCTGCCGGACCTGTCGCTCCGGCAGGCGCTCGCACTGGTGCGCGGCCGTGGGTGA
- a CDS encoding riboflavin synthase, whose protein sequence is MFTGIIEELGTVTAVDERGDSVALTVRGPLVVSDAGHGDSISVSGVCLTVVEQTPETFTAFVMKQTLDMSAHGALRSGDRVNLERAASVGDRLGGHIVQGHIDGTATVLETDDGDGWRRVRFALGPELSPLVVDKGSVAIDGVSLTVSAVSPETTAPDAAWFEVSLIPETLAATTLGARVPGDRVNIETDVLARHVRRMLRLDAASAGAGAGAAAHAEDAAGTGVAAHRADVR, encoded by the coding sequence GTGTTCACCGGCATCATCGAGGAACTCGGCACCGTCACCGCCGTCGACGAACGAGGCGACTCCGTCGCGCTCACCGTGCGCGGCCCGCTCGTCGTCTCCGACGCGGGGCACGGCGACTCCATCTCGGTCTCGGGCGTCTGCCTGACCGTCGTCGAGCAGACCCCGGAGACCTTCACGGCCTTCGTCATGAAGCAGACGCTCGACATGAGCGCGCACGGTGCACTGCGCTCCGGCGACCGGGTGAACCTCGAGCGTGCGGCCTCGGTGGGGGACCGGCTCGGCGGCCACATCGTGCAGGGCCACATCGACGGCACCGCGACCGTGCTCGAGACCGACGACGGCGACGGCTGGCGCCGGGTGCGGTTCGCGCTCGGTCCCGAACTCAGCCCGCTCGTGGTCGACAAGGGCTCCGTGGCGATCGACGGCGTCTCGCTGACGGTGAGCGCGGTCTCGCCGGAGACCACCGCTCCCGACGCGGCCTGGTTCGAGGTCAGCCTGATCCCCGAGACCCTCGCCGCGACCACGCTCGGCGCCCGTGTGCCGGGGGACCGGGTCAACATCGAGACCGACGTCCTGGCGCGGCACGTGCGGCGGATGCTCCGGCTCGACGCAGCCTCCGCCGGCGCCGGTGCGGGCGCGGCCGCCCACGCGGAGGACGCTGCCGGCACGGGTGTCGCCGCGCACCGGGCGGACGTCCGCTGA
- the ribB gene encoding 3,4-dihydroxy-2-butanone-4-phosphate synthase produces the protein MTADTTQPAGPDQAERTTSTGAAGLPGERVTEGLSTVDEAVAAIAAGRPVIVADDEHRENEGDVVLAAELASPEWIAWTVAHSSGFICAPVSAAIADALDLPPMVQHNEDVRGTAYTVTVDAAVGVTTGISAHDRARTLRVLADPASVRDDLHRPGHIVPLRARAGGVRERAGHTEAAIDLVTAAGLRPAAAICEIVDERGDMMRLPQLVGLGAREGVPVITIAALATWLDAADRAADDAVRTEGTHA, from the coding sequence ATGACCGCCGACACGACGCAGCCCGCCGGACCGGACCAGGCCGAGCGGACCACGAGCACGGGCGCGGCCGGCCTGCCGGGCGAGCGCGTGACCGAGGGCCTGTCGACGGTCGACGAGGCCGTCGCCGCCATCGCCGCCGGACGGCCCGTCATCGTCGCCGACGACGAACACCGCGAGAACGAGGGCGACGTCGTCCTCGCCGCGGAGCTCGCGTCGCCGGAGTGGATCGCCTGGACCGTCGCGCACTCGTCGGGGTTCATCTGCGCCCCGGTCAGTGCCGCGATCGCCGACGCCCTCGACCTGCCGCCGATGGTCCAGCACAACGAGGACGTCCGCGGCACCGCGTACACCGTGACCGTCGACGCCGCGGTCGGCGTGACGACCGGCATCAGCGCCCACGACCGGGCCCGCACGCTCCGGGTGCTCGCCGACCCCGCCTCGGTCCGCGACGACCTGCACCGCCCGGGACACATCGTCCCGCTGCGGGCACGGGCCGGTGGCGTCCGCGAACGCGCCGGTCACACCGAGGCCGCGATCGACCTCGTCACGGCCGCGGGGCTGCGGCCCGCAGCGGCGATCTGCGAGATCGTCGACGAGCGGGGCGACATGATGCGCCTCCCGCAGCTCGTCGGACTCGGGGCACGCGAGGGCGTGCCCGTCATCACCATCGCCGCGCTGGCCACCTGGCTCGACGCGGCCGACCGGGCGGCCGACGACGCCGTCCGCACGGAAGGGACACACGCATGA
- the ribH gene encoding 6,7-dimethyl-8-ribityllumazine synthase — protein sequence MSGAGAAERELVDGSGIRVAVVAGQWHDVIATGLLEGAQREIERLGATAQVIPVPGSFELPVVAKVALESGFDAAVALGVIIRGGTPHFEYVSDAATSGLTRVAIDTGKPVGFGVLTLDDEQQGIDRAGLPGSKEDKGAEAAHAAVATAVTLRGLRDGAGASAD from the coding sequence ATGAGCGGAGCAGGAGCGGCCGAGCGCGAGCTCGTCGACGGCAGCGGGATCCGGGTCGCGGTCGTCGCCGGGCAGTGGCACGACGTCATCGCGACGGGACTGCTCGAGGGCGCGCAACGCGAGATCGAGCGGCTCGGTGCGACCGCGCAGGTCATCCCGGTCCCGGGCAGCTTCGAGCTCCCGGTCGTCGCGAAGGTCGCCCTCGAGTCGGGCTTCGACGCGGCGGTCGCCCTCGGGGTGATCATCCGCGGCGGGACGCCGCACTTCGAGTACGTCTCCGACGCGGCCACGAGCGGATTGACCCGGGTCGCGATCGACACCGGCAAGCCTGTCGGGTTCGGGGTGCTCACCCTCGACGACGAGCAGCAGGGCATCGACCGGGCCGGACTGCCCGGGTCGAAGGAGGACAAGGGTGCCGAGGCCGCACACGCCGCGGTCGCCACCGCGGTGACCCTCCGCGGGCTGCGCGACGGCGCCGGAGCATCCGCCGACTGA
- a CDS encoding TetR/AcrR family transcriptional regulator — MASARDRVLDSFVAIVCEEGERPATLDAVAARAGVSKGGLLYHFGSKAALVEGLCERLADLSALDIERMRAAEDGPARYFVENCQFVGSELDLALLAASRLQQAGYEEAGRTLDDTENAWLATLVEALGDVPTAQAVKLLGDGLYHAASLGAASDVRPDRASVDMSALLEVVDRLIATKPTA; from the coding sequence ATGGCCAGTGCTCGCGACCGCGTCCTCGACAGCTTCGTCGCCATCGTGTGCGAAGAAGGTGAACGGCCGGCGACGCTCGATGCCGTCGCCGCTCGCGCCGGGGTGTCGAAGGGCGGACTGCTGTACCACTTCGGATCGAAGGCAGCCCTGGTCGAGGGGCTCTGCGAGCGACTCGCCGACCTGTCCGCGCTCGACATCGAACGGATGCGCGCCGCCGAGGACGGTCCCGCGCGCTACTTCGTCGAGAACTGCCAGTTCGTCGGCAGTGAGCTCGACCTCGCGCTGCTCGCGGCCTCGCGGCTGCAGCAGGCCGGCTACGAGGAGGCCGGCCGGACCCTCGACGACACCGAGAACGCCTGGCTCGCCACGCTCGTCGAGGCACTCGGCGACGTCCCGACCGCGCAGGCCGTCAAGCTGCTCGGCGACGGGCTCTACCACGCGGCGTCCCTGGGTGCCGCGAGCGACGTCCGCCCCGACCGCGCGAGCGTCGACATGTCGGCCCTGCTCGAGGTCGTCGACCGTCTGATCGCCACCAAGCCCACCGCGTGA